The Theileria orientalis strain Shintoku DNA, chromosome 3, complete genome genome window below encodes:
- a CDS encoding integral membrane protein (integral membrane protein family I) translates to MGALPYLGFITSSPFMSYIILNFSSKKAIIVSMFLNMSSLVLVASSVNKYMFFVSRFLCGFTRSLFIIYYPLWVDIFAPEHHRNLWMSIIQGGIVVGITKGYIFTSLFGLIGRHGWRYSIVTQTIFELILISLFLMVPKDYIEFDPSREDIDQLEFCTCRNLENSLSLTSFATKRLCSNSMALRPSATYTPCDKYLVRHKTLDLVCTRMTSIAISTEARRSRIYSNFEHSMTDKDKEKCQCCLNKVNRFNGEVNPKEMSTLSKFALLCKQNVFMLTCLGISTVYFEVTGIHYWMTKIGVSHLNINEKAVHLIFSIETIAGPVLGIVSGSYLIDQLIYHYPEYPLLVDLTLFIWGSLTCVASVVLLLRQNPYTFIIGIFIILFFGAALVPTLTLTSVAYLPHNLKPAGASFFMCQYQIFGFMLGTLVPGVVVDIFKSYTTSLCIIYLSGFVGLGAMVAIISIKWNRIKKSKIKTSEF, encoded by the coding sequence ATGGGAGCTCTTCCCTATCTCGGATTTATTACTTCCTCGCCCTTTATGTcttacattattttaaattttagcTCTAAGAAGGCCATTATTGTTTCCATGTTTCTAAACATGTCATCTTTGGTTCTGGTTGCTTCGTCggttaacaaatatatgttttttgTTTCTAGGTTTTTATGCGGCTTTACTCGGTCTCTGTTTATCATATATTACCCCTTATGGGTTGACATTTTTGCTCCTGAGCATCACAGGAACTTATGGATGTCCATTATTCAGGGCGGTATAGTCGTTGGCATTACCAAGGGTTACATTTTTACTTCGCTGTTCGGCCTTATTGGGAGGCACGGGTGGCGATACAGCATTGTTACTCAGACTATCTTTGAgcttattttaatttctttgtttttaatggTGCCCAAGGACTACATCGAGTTCGACCCTTCGAGGGAGGACATTGACCAGTTGGAGTTCTGCACGTGCCGCAACTTGGAGAATAGCTTATCGCTTACCAGTTTCGCCACGAAGCGTCTCTGCAGCAACAGCATGGCCCTTCGGCCCTCGGCCACTTATACGCCCTGTGACAAATACTTGGTCAGGCACAAGACTCTCGATTTGGTCTGCACTAGGATGACTTCCATTGCGATAAGTACTGAGGCTCGCAGGTCCAGGATTTACTCGAACTTTGAGCATTCCATGACTgacaaggacaaggagaagTGCCAGTGCTGTTTAAACAAGGTTAACAGGTTCAATGGCGAAGTTAATCCCAAGGAGATGTCCACTCTCTCCAAGTTTGCTCTTCTTTGCAAGCAGAACGTCTTCATGTTAACTTGCTTGGGCATTTCAACCGTCTATTTCGAGGTCACCGGGATTCACTATTGGATGACCAAGATTGGCGTCAGTCACCTCAACATTAACGAAAAGGCTGTTCACTTGATTTTTTCCATTGAAACCATCGCTGGCCCTGTTCTGGGTATTGTCAGTGGTTCTTATCTCATAGATCAACTCATTTACCACTACCCCGAGTATCCTTTACTCGTCGACTTAACCTTGTTCATTTGGGGCTCCCTCACTTGCGTGGCAAGCGTAGTCTTACTTTTAAGGCAGAATCCTTACACTTTTATCATTGGCATTTTCATCATTCTCTTCTTCGGGGCTGCTCTGGTTCCAACTTTGACTTTAACTTCTGTGGCTTATCTGCCTCATAACTTGAAGCCTGCTGGCGCTTCCTTTTTTATGTGCCAATATCAAATTTTCGGCTTCATGTTGGGGACTCTCGTTCCCGGTGTCGTGGTTGACATTTTCAAGAGCTACACTACCTCTctttgtataatatacttGTCAGGATTCGTGGGCCTTGGAGCGATGGTGGCCATTATATCGATAAAATGGAACAGGATTAAAAAATCTAAGATAAAAACATCCGAATTCTAA
- a CDS encoding major facilitator superfamily MFS-1 protein: MNTDAVATDSSSAENISCIEERLNGVSYNDEPPTKPGRYKKWTREYRYTFYLFILNIFFDVLINYEAGSVPVMLNWIQEEFKFTTTELGVMGSLNYVSTVMPCTLWSYLFTYHSSKKSLLASILIVEVSMILFGLSVHKYMFFAAKFFKGFGQAGYALFFPIWIDTFAPPNHRNLWMSIVQAGLTVGGTIGYVVTSLYSYAGKLGWRYSVLTQVGGFTITVALLWMIPKQFIELNPSRNNVNFDLCTCEKPVNNVSTTSMETKCVNDENHDEESHLRNNVKRFHSIDVDIPPVHPPTQQKDISRVYSNCDSSLINSDNHKCINCLMSIDKQHKASAKTKNMSTIRKYICVCKNGIFVLTCLVISSIYFVLFGAQFWMTKVMVTHFNIEERKVFLIFSYIFMTSQIAGLVCGSYLTDKIVYNYPNKPLYVDYALIGWTSIVCLACIVMLSYKNTMALFIGNLVVFFYSAPITPVVLLRSIQSFDHGLKPTASSVVMIQLNILGFIGGTLVPGMAVDLFESDLAAVYTIYSPSFVSLASFLIIFIIKRSRTARSTINHGSHSKIDVSE; the protein is encoded by the coding sequence ATGAATACTGATGCTGTTGCAACCGATTCATCGTCTGCTGAGAACATTTCTTGTATTGAAGAACGTTTAAATGGCGTATCATATAACGACGAACCTCCCACTAAACCCGGTCGATACAAAAAATGGACTAGGGAATACagatacacattttaccttttcattcttaatatatttttcgACGTTCTTATAAACTATGAAGCGGGCTCTGTCCCCGTTATGTTAAACTGGATTCAGGAAGAGTTTAAGTTCACCACCACGGAATTGGGTGTCATGGGATCCTTAAATTACGTCAGCACTGTTATGCCATGTACCCTTTGGTCTTACCTATTTACCTATCACAGCAGTAAAAAATCGCTATTAGCCTCAATTCTGATAGTTGAGGTATCAATGATTTTATTCGGTCTATCGGTTCACaagtatatgttttttGCAGCAAAATTTTTCAAGGGATTCGGACAGGCTGGATATGCGCTATTCTTTCCCATATGGATCGACACATTTGCACCGCCTAATCACAGAAACTTATGGATGTCCATAGTACAAGCAGGTTTAACCGTTGGAGGCACCATAGGTTACGTAGTAACCTCACTGTATTCGTACGCGGGCAAACTTGGGTGGAGGTACAGCGTCTTAACACAGGTGGGCGGTTTTACAATTACTGTGGCATTGTTGTGGATGATTCCTAAGCAATTTATTGAACTGAATCCTTCAAGAAACAATGTTAACTTTGATTTGTGCACCTGTGAAAAACcagtaaataatgtttCAACGACAAGTATGGAAaccaaatgtgtaaatgatgAAAATCATGATGAAGAATCGCATCTTAGAAATAATGTTAAGCGATTTCATAGTATAGATGTTGATATTCCTCCTGTTCACCCACCAACTCAACAAAAGGACATATCACGAGTATATTCAAATTGTGACAGTTCACTGATAAATTCAGACAATCATAAATGTATTAACTGTTTAATGAGCATAGATAAGCAGCATAAAGCCTCAGCTAAGACTAAAAACATGTCTACTATCCGAAAATACATATGCGTATGCAAAAATGGCATATTCGTGTTAACGTGTTTGGTTATATCGTCAATTTACTTTGTTCTTTTTGGAGCACAATTCTGGATGACAAAAGTAATGGTTACACACTTCAACATAGAGGAGAGAAAGGTCTTCCTAATATTTTCATACATTTTCATGACTTCGCAGATAGCAGGGTTGGTTTGCGGATCCTATCTGACCGATAAAATAGTGTACAACTATCCGAACAAGCCACTCTACGTGGACTACGCTCTTATAGGCTGGACTTCCATAGTCTGCCTAGCTTGTATCGTGATGCTTTCATACAAAAATACCATGGCGTTGTTTATCGGAAATTTGGTGGTTTTTTTTTACTCGGCTCCAATCACGCCTGTAGTGCTGCTGAGGTCGATTCAAAGCTTTGATCATGGGCTGAAACCAACTGCATCTTCAGTAGTTATGATTCAACTCAACATCTTAGGCTTTATCGGAGGAACTCTTGTACCAGGAATGGCAGTTGATCTCTTTGAAAGTGATTTAGCAGCAGTATACACCATTTACTCGCCCTCCTTTGTATCGCTGGCTTCATttctaattatttttattataaaacgGAGTCGCACTGCTAGAAGCACAATTAACCATGGAAGTCATTCTAAAATTGATGTTTCTGAATGA
- a CDS encoding integral membrane protein (integral membrane protein family I) has protein sequence MIEMTGVRTELPESDMDSSSLELTSNKRITDECVKKQGSNQKGTIEYKYKIYTFLIISLLQIFLNYDNGVIPVILNWIQEPYKFTSTELGIMGSLSYFAYVPMSFFMPPIFLNLSCHKAIYIGLFLNLLSLALFGLSVSKYIFFVAKFCIGASQSLFTTYYPLWVDTFAPPKHRNLWMSILQGGIIVGMAVGYVATSLFSFIGENGWRFSILTQIVFEAVLIILFLFLPAEFVNFDASRDDIVNFDLCTCENQEMAKPDLNGSKLAVISENDDNSPVSNYILSNRKESGAVIHNENTQSNAKKDLKYKDKTDKNVDVVSKDSNIGDTISYLNRLASSNFEYNLKRCRSLNIISSKNSISNYVEVSRIYSNVESSTINKFEYSKCSKCFLNNVKLYNEIVQIKKLSPWSKFKILIKHSIFILSCLSISALYFQVTGIHYWVTKMAVSCLKVKEKVFHVIFVIEMVTGPVLGILSGSHLIDQIIHHYPQYPLLVDTTIIIWASLTCVASTLLIFNQNMMAFVICIFVIIFLGSAIVPTVTLLSVAYVPHRLKPIAASFFMCQYHILGFTLGTIVPGAAVDIFRSNTAGLLIIFIGGYLGLIAYFLILYIKWKNLRTEQLKELCFYE, from the exons atg ATAGAGATGACAGGGGTTCGTACAGAACTTCCTGAATCTGATATGGATAGTAGTTCATTGGAGTTGACATCAAATAAGAGAATAACTgatgaatgtgtaaagaaGCAGGGTTCAAATCAGAAGGGAACTATagaatacaaatataaaatatatacattcTTGATCATATCACTTCTCCAGATTTTCTTGAACTATGACAACGGCGTAATACctgtaatattaaattggATTCAGGAACcgtataaatttactagCACGGAATTAGGTATTATGGGCTCACTGTCTTATTTCGCATACGTTCCTATGTCATTTTTTATGCCACCAATTTTTCTCAACTTAAGTTGCCACAAAGCAATATATATCGgcttgtttttaaatttgttatctCTGGCCCTATTTGGGCTGTCGGTTAGTAAATACATCTTCTTTGTCGCAAAATTCTGTATCGGCGCGTCTCAATCGTTGTTCACTACTTACTATCCACTCTGGGTTGACACATTTGCACCACCTAAACATAGAAATTTATGGATGTCAATTCTTCAGGGGGGGATTATAGTGGGAATGGCTGTAGGTTACGTTGCTACAtcattattttcttttatcgGAGAAAATGGATGGCGGTTCAGTATACTCACGCAAATCGTTTTCGAAGctgttttaataatattgtttCTATTTCTTCCTGCTGAATTCGTAAATTTTGACGCTTCAAGAGATGATATCGTTAACTTTGACTTATGTACCTGTGAAAATCAAGAAATGGCTAAACCCGATTTAAATGGCTCCAAATTAGCAGTAATTTCAGAAAATGACGATAATTCGCCTGTTTcaaattatattctttCCAATAGGAAGGAATCAGGGGCTGTTATTCACAATGAAAACACACAATCCAATGCTAAGAAGGATTTGAAGTATAAGGATAAAACGGATAAAAATGTTGATGTTGTAAGCAAAGATTCCAATATAGGCGATACGATTTCATATTTGAACAGACTCGCTTCAAGCAATTTTgagtataatttaaagcGCTGCCGGAGCCTCAATATAATCTCTTCTAAAAATTCTATCTCGAACTATGTTGAAGTTTCAAGAATATATTCTAATGTTGAAAGTtcaacaataaataaattcgAATACTCCAAATGCAGTAAGTGTTTCTTAAACAACGTGAAACTATACAATGAAATCGTACAGATTAAAAAGCTCTCACCGTGgtctaaatttaaaatattaataaagcACAGCATTTTCATTCTAAGCTGCCTGTCAATTTCAGCTCTTTATTTTCAAGTAACCGGTATACACTACTGGGTTACTAAAATGGCAGTTTCTTGTTTGAAGGTTAAAGAGAAGGTGTTTCACGTAATATTCGTTATTGAGATGGTGACAGGCCCTGTATTAGGTATTCTCAGCGGATCTCATTTAATCGACCAAATAATACACCACTATCCACAATATCCTCTATTGGTCGATACCACAATAATTATCTGGGCATCGCTTACCTGCGTAGCAAGTACCTTGctaatttttaaccaaaATATGATGGCTTTCGTGATTTGcatatttgttataatcTTTCTAGGATCTGCCATTGTGCCTACGGTGACTCTCCTGTCCGTCGCCTATGTTCCTCACAGGCTGAAACCAATAGCAGCATCATTTTTCATGTGCCAGTATCACATTCTTGGTTTCACCTTGGGAACCATAGTTCCGGGGGCAGCCGTCGATATTTTTAGGAGTAACACTGCAGGACTTTTGATTATATTCATAGGTGGATATCTCGGTTTAATTGCCTATTTTCTGATTCTGTACATCAAATGGAAGAATTTGAGAACAGAGCAATTGAAAGAGTTGTGTTTTTATGAGTGA